Proteins encoded by one window of uncultured Draconibacterium sp.:
- a CDS encoding LytTR family transcriptional regulator DNA-binding domain-containing protein encodes MLNSLNKKYPFNDNLKVNTRSISSVSLGIFLFLLFFQPFEVQNPDFNNRLIILATFGAITLVLLTLFRLVIPSIFITAFSEERWTILKEILIDLLFVICNSVAFAFFARYVGRIPMTFPIVINIVIISITAAAVVVVTNQFYLLKKKVQKLETSPQDTTPNEPIETPKEIEFESENKTEYFTLFLEQLILIKSANNYIEIIYKQNDEIRKKLIRSTMKSTENLLQKYPEIIRCHRSCMVNKNYIKKVSRGSDGLTLNLFDYPQEIPVSRQYVLRLKESLKTA; translated from the coding sequence ATGCTGAACTCGCTAAACAAAAAATATCCGTTTAACGACAACCTAAAAGTGAATACACGCTCCATTTCGTCGGTGAGCCTGGGCATTTTTTTGTTTCTTTTGTTCTTTCAGCCTTTCGAAGTCCAAAATCCTGATTTTAACAACCGCCTTATCATCCTGGCAACTTTTGGCGCCATTACACTTGTTTTGCTTACTCTATTTCGTTTGGTAATACCCTCCATTTTCATTACAGCATTTTCCGAAGAACGCTGGACCATTTTAAAGGAGATTCTTATCGATTTGCTTTTTGTAATTTGCAACTCGGTAGCATTCGCGTTTTTTGCTCGTTATGTAGGTCGTATTCCAATGACCTTTCCAATCGTGATTAACATTGTTATTATTTCTATAACGGCGGCAGCTGTGGTAGTCGTTACTAACCAGTTTTATCTGCTGAAGAAGAAAGTACAGAAATTAGAGACCAGTCCACAAGACACAACTCCAAACGAGCCTATTGAAACTCCAAAGGAAATTGAATTTGAATCGGAAAACAAAACAGAATATTTCACACTTTTTCTCGAGCAGTTGATTTTGATTAAATCAGCCAACAATTACATTGAAATCATCTACAAACAAAACGATGAAATTCGTAAAAAGCTGATAAGAAGCACCATGAAATCAACAGAGAATTTACTGCAAAAATACCCTGAAATCATTCGTTGTCATCGTTCGTGCATGGTGAATAAAAACTATATTAAAAAAGTATCGCGCGGCTCCGATGGATTAACACTAAATTTATTTGATTACCCACAGGAAATTCCTGTTTCAAGACAATATGTACTTCGTTTGAAAGAATCATTAAAAACAGCTTAA
- the pulA gene encoding type I pullulanase — protein MRNWKFNHIDFSTYPSYKGKDLGVFWSPEKTTIKIWAPTAQMVELRLYKDGVRGEAYYKTNLQKKEDGIWGTVLTGDYEGKFYTFRVNDGEWLDEVAGIYARCVGANGFRGMIYNPNTTNPEDWVYDNGPRYKSFTDTVIYETHVRDFSIAENSGIENKGKFLGFTEEGTRSPEGVKTGIEHLKELGVTHVHLLPVNDFVTVDEEKPLEKYNWGYDPMHYSALEGSYATDAYDGRKRIAEFKALVKALHANGIGVILDVVFNHTYYAKESVFNQIIPGYFYRQKEDGSFANASGCGNELASEREMVRKYIIDTLKYWVEEFHVDGFRFDLMGIHDLKTMKKIRKSLDKIDNGLFLYGEGWAADQSPMPEDKRAVKRNTSQLPGIASFNDDFRDALKGNHGDKKSKGFVSGLGLREEAVKFGITAAVHHPQVNYGYIDTVDSAWAGEPDQCINYVSCHDNYTLWDKLKQSLAKASNEELRKRVKLAGALVLTSQGVPLLHAGVDFCRTKGGNGNSYKSPDSVNQIDWSRKNEYIDVFEYFQKLIQLRKNHPAFRMTSAEAIRRDLNFCAEYKIGVVSYCLDGKQAGDNWSKIFLIFNGNMEEVEFPLPDGKYKVVADANSINEEGIELVENSVIVDPVSLKILVQAENG, from the coding sequence ATGCGCAACTGGAAATTTAATCATATCGATTTCTCAACTTACCCTAGTTATAAGGGTAAAGATTTGGGTGTTTTTTGGTCGCCTGAAAAGACAACGATCAAGATTTGGGCACCAACTGCTCAAATGGTGGAATTGCGTTTGTACAAAGATGGTGTGCGTGGTGAGGCTTATTATAAAACCAACCTGCAGAAAAAAGAGGACGGAATCTGGGGAACGGTTCTTACAGGCGATTACGAAGGTAAATTCTATACTTTCAGAGTAAACGACGGCGAATGGTTGGATGAGGTTGCCGGAATTTATGCCCGCTGTGTTGGTGCCAACGGTTTTCGCGGCATGATCTATAATCCGAATACCACCAATCCGGAAGATTGGGTGTACGACAATGGTCCGCGATATAAAAGTTTTACCGATACGGTGATCTACGAAACGCATGTTCGTGACTTTTCCATTGCCGAAAATTCAGGAATTGAGAACAAAGGAAAGTTTTTGGGTTTTACCGAAGAAGGAACTCGCTCTCCCGAAGGTGTGAAAACTGGCATCGAACATTTAAAAGAATTGGGAGTTACGCATGTTCATCTGCTGCCGGTGAACGACTTTGTAACCGTTGACGAAGAAAAACCACTTGAAAAATATAACTGGGGTTACGATCCCATGCATTACAGCGCACTTGAAGGTTCGTATGCGACGGATGCTTACGATGGACGAAAGCGAATTGCAGAATTCAAAGCGCTGGTAAAAGCATTGCATGCAAATGGAATTGGTGTGATTCTGGATGTGGTTTTTAATCACACCTACTACGCCAAAGAATCGGTATTTAACCAGATTATTCCGGGCTATTTTTATCGTCAGAAAGAAGACGGATCGTTTGCAAATGCTTCAGGATGTGGAAACGAGTTGGCATCAGAACGAGAAATGGTGCGAAAATACATCATTGACACCTTAAAATATTGGGTGGAAGAGTTTCATGTTGATGGATTCCGTTTTGATCTGATGGGAATTCACGACTTAAAAACCATGAAAAAAATTCGCAAATCCCTTGATAAGATCGATAATGGACTTTTCTTGTATGGTGAAGGTTGGGCTGCAGATCAAAGCCCAATGCCGGAAGACAAACGTGCCGTAAAACGTAACACTTCTCAATTGCCGGGAATTGCCAGCTTTAACGACGATTTTCGCGATGCATTAAAAGGAAATCATGGCGATAAAAAGTCGAAAGGTTTTGTTAGCGGACTAGGTTTGCGCGAAGAAGCCGTGAAATTTGGAATTACGGCTGCCGTTCATCATCCGCAGGTAAATTATGGATATATCGATACAGTTGATTCAGCCTGGGCAGGCGAACCAGATCAATGCATTAACTACGTATCGTGCCACGATAATTATACGCTTTGGGATAAACTGAAGCAGAGTTTGGCGAAAGCAAGCAATGAAGAATTGCGCAAACGTGTAAAACTTGCCGGAGCGTTGGTGTTAACATCGCAAGGCGTGCCGTTGTTGCATGCCGGAGTTGACTTTTGCAGGACAAAAGGAGGCAATGGTAATTCGTATAAATCACCTGATTCGGTAAACCAGATCGATTGGAGCCGAAAAAATGAATACATCGATGTTTTCGAATACTTTCAGAAATTGATTCAGCTGCGTAAAAACCATCCGGCTTTTCGTATGACTTCTGCCGAGGCGATCAGACGGGATTTGAATTTTTGTGCCGAGTATAAAATCGGTGTTGTATCCTATTGTTTGGATGGAAAACAGGCTGGTGACAATTGGTCGAAGATCTTCCTTATTTTTAACGGAAACATGGAGGAAGTTGAATTTCCGTTACCCGATGGTAAGTACAAAGTTGTAGCCGATGCCAACAGCATTAATGAGGAGGGGATTGAGCTTGTTGAAAATTCGGTTATTGTAGATCCGGTTTCGCTAAAAATCCTTGTTCAGGCTGAGAACGGGTGA